The genomic interval TCTGGCCTACGGCCTCATCTTTGACTTTGGCTTCATTCTGCGAAACCTGTCCGTCATTGGCGGTCTTTTCATCGCTCTTAACGACGCCTttgtcaaggacaagtcCAAGCGAGGTCTCCCTGGTCTCCCCTCTattgacgacaaggacCGGTCCAAGTACGTGCTCCTGGCAGGCCGAATCCTCCTGGTTGTCATGttcacctccttcatcCTCAATATGACCTGGACTATGTCTCGAGTTCTGGTGTCCATTGTCGGAATTGCTGCTTGCTCCATGGTCGTTGTTGGCTTCAAGGCCCGAGTTTCCGCGTTCCTCCTGTGCATCATCCTCTTCATCTTTAACATCACCGCCAACTCCTACTGGGCCTTCCCCGCCTCTTCTCCCGTCCGAGACTACCTCAAGTACGAGCACTTCCAGACCCTGTCCATCATTGGCGGTCTTCTGCTGGTTGTCAACACCGGAGCCGGCAAAATCTccattgacgagaagaagaaggtctACTAAGCTATTACTAGTCAGCAACAACACTTTGGTAGAGTTTGATACAGACATTGACATCTACCGCGATGTAAAAATAATGTATACTAGGAGAGTCTGTCGTTCGCGAGTGGCAATGTCATGAGTTACACCTGATTCAAATAGTGAATAATAATATAACAGCCACAAATGAAAGATGTATCCACGGGTAGATATGGCTTTAATTACTGATGATTGAATGATTATCTGAGTGCTACAGTTGTAACGAGTACGAGTTATTACCTGCTACTATTGTACTCCTAAATcaaagtactcgtacatgcAATgaattacttgtacttgcgCCAATCAGATCTATCGattgtattgtatataATACTAGTCTATTCTTTTGCTTACCAGATGGTGTAACCTCCATCGACAATGAGATCGTGGCCGGTCATGTAGCTGGAGGCGTCGGAAGCCATGAAGACAATAGGGcctccaaactcctcgGGCTCAGCCATTCGTCGGAAAGGAATTCGTCGCTCCCAGTCGTTTCGGAGCTCTCCGTCAGTCTCGATGATGTGACGGGTCAGAGGAGTAAGAATGTAGCCGGGAGACAGAGTGTTGACTCGGATGTTGTACTGGGCCCACTCGGCAGCCAGAGACTTGGCCATGTGGATGACACCTGCCTTGGACATGTTGTAGGGGGTCTGGGGCTGGGGGTCGTTGACAATGGAGCCACTCATGGATGCAACCAGAATCAGAGATCCAGGAGACTCGTCCAGGACAAGCGACTTGGCCACCTCGGTAGCGAAGTTGTAGGATCCCATGAGGTTGACGTCCAGCAGTCGCTTGACCTGGGGGTTGGGATAATCAAAGGCAGTCATATTCTCGCAGAATCCGGCACAGTTGACCAAAATATCGAGGGGGCTCTTGTGGTGCTCTCGAATGGCCTTGACGGTATCGGAGACCTGGTGGACGTCAGATACATCGCATGCCCAGGCAGAGATTCGTTGCTGGGGAAAGTTCTTGCCCTTTCCAGGAGGTATTCCTGCAGCTTCGTGGGCTCGAGCAGCGTCGTGGGCAACAGACGACTGACTGGAGTCTGCAGAAGCATCCAGAGAGATGTCAGGCTTGGTGATATCGTGTGGAGAGTGCTCGTTCAAGCCCCCAGTTGTTgattctgtttctgtttcaGAAACCTTGTGTGTGCCAGTAGGAGAGGCATAGATGGGGGTTGGTCGGACGTTATGATGAGCCTCGTTGGCGGTCTTGTACCACTCTAGAAGCTGCTCGGCAGCAGGCTGGATTCGAGGCAGGTTGTTGTCGACCAGAGCAACAGAGGCTCCGGCTCGAAGAAGCTGCTTGGCAGCTGCGATACCCAGACCACCACTTCCTCCGGTGATGACGGCGGTTTTCTTGGCGAGTGAAAAGAGAGACATTTGGTAATAGCAATTGCGTATGAGACTATAATTTCAAAGAGAGGGAGCGCGCTATCCAGCTTATTAGTAGAGTGACACCTAGCAGCCAAACTATTTCAGAAATGGATTGGATTGTCCAATGCAGCTGGTATGCGATGTGTATGCTTAACAGATATATACATACGCCTGGGTTGCTGTTCGAGGGATTTCAGGAGTGTAAGTTGGGTTTCTGCTGGGGGGTGTGACGAATTGGCAGTGtcagtacttgtactggtacgacTGATGTGTATGTAAGCTCAATGAGCAGCGTGCTCCTCGGTCTACTATATGGCGACATATCTCTTCGCTTCTGTTTACCCTTTACATACGGTACAGCTCTTACAATGACATTTATCCACTGGCGTCGATCCATAAACCACACGAACCCTGTTTTGTTAGTCACCATGACCGGGGCGTGTCGTGTTACGTTCCACCGTTTCACCTCAGCCGGTTACGATTCAACTTGCCGCGTCATTCTGCGTTGCTAGCGgagcgagtacgagtaacTAGACTTTCGATAAGCTGAATGACTTCAGGGTGCATGAGAGGCGCAGATCGATATTTTCGGACTTGTTCTTCTAGAAGACTGGTTTGAGAGCAATCGCGGAAGAGTTGGGAACCGCTGGAGAGCAGAATGGGTTAGTACAGAGACTATCTGATCTCCCCCGCTTGTGTCTAGCCCCACTTTATACTCTATTTGGCAGTTGTTGCTTGTTATTCAAGCACAGCATGTCTGCTCGTATCACTTTGGAGACATCCCTAACCTCTAAACCTTTATAGATGCCTTACCTTCTGAGCTTGCAGAGAGCATTCCACAGCGAACCCAGTTGACATTATCAGTTGACATCTTACGCTCACACCACATTACGCATCTCACACACAATCACACGCACAAGTACACACGCAAGCACATCACACAATGGTC from Yarrowia lipolytica chromosome 1F, complete sequence carries:
- a CDS encoding uncharacterized protein (Compare to YALI0F02189g, similar to Saccharomyces cerevisiae ERV29 (YGR284C); ancestral locus Anc_5.5, similar to uniprot|P53337 Saccharomyces cerevisiae YGR284c : Hypothetical 35.0 kDa protein and DEHA0G19327g Debaryomyces hansenii IPF 5185.1); this encodes MSIRGTAKYHQIPVQSDAPQFAAPQGQQFSSYSQNRDFNLKSTITEGDFADKVKAVTQKIEVFLDKYSGPVKPHLPTLGRFLIVVTFLEDALRILTQWSDQVYYITNFKHIPKFITVIFLLLNVVAMIAGSFMVTAKKRIEVGCGLLVGVIVTQALAYGLIFDFGFILRNLSVIGGLFIALNDAFVKDKSKRGLPGLPSIDDKDRSKYVLLAGRILLVVMFTSFILNMTWTMSRVLVSIVGIAACSMVVVGFKARVSAFLLCIILFIFNITANSYWAFPASSPVRDYLKYEHFQTLSIIGGLLLVVNTGAGKISIDEKKKVY
- a CDS encoding uncharacterized protein (Compare to YALI0F02211g, some similarities with uniprot|P50166 Candida tropicalis ARD gene coding D-arabinitol 2-dehydrogenase (ribulose forming)), which produces MSLFSLAKKTAVITGGSGGLGIAAAKQLLRAGASVALVDNNLPRIQPAAEQLLEWYKTANEAHHNVRPTPIYASPTGTHKVSETETESTTGGLNEHSPHDITKPDISLDASADSSQSSVAHDAARAHEAAGIPPGKGKNFPQQRISAWACDVSDVHQVSDTVKAIREHHKSPLDILVNCAGFCENMTAFDYPNPQVKRLLDVNLMGSYNFATEVAKSLVLDESPGSLILVASMSGSIVNDPQPQTPYNMSKAGVIHMAKSLAAEWAQYNIRVNTLSPGYILTPLTRHIIETDGELRNDWERRIPFRRMAEPEEFGGPIVFMASDASSYMTGHDLIVDGGYTIW